The following are encoded in a window of Eschrichtius robustus isolate mEscRob2 chromosome 1, mEscRob2.pri, whole genome shotgun sequence genomic DNA:
- the IDI1 gene encoding isopentenyl-diphosphate Delta-isomerase 1 isoform X2, giving the protein MPEVSTDELDARQVQLLAEMCILIDENDRRIGAETKKNCHLNENIERGLLHRAFSVFLFNTENKLLLQQRSDAKITFPGCFTNTCCSHPLNNPRELEENNAIGVRRAAQRRLKAELGIPMEEVPPEEINYLTRIHYKAQSDGIWGEHEIDYILFVKKNVTLNPDPNEIKSYCYVSKEELEELLEKAAHGEIKITPWFQIIAETFLFRWWDNLNHLNQFVDHEKIHRM; this is encoded by the exons ATGCCCGAGGTGAGCACTGACGAGCTGGACGCGCGGCAAGTGCAGCTCTTGGCGGAGATGTGCATCCTCATCGACGAGAACGACCGGAGGATCGGGGCGGAGACCAAGAAGAACTGCCATCTGAACGAGAACATCGAGAGAG GATTATTGCATCGAGCTTTTAGTGTTTTCTTATTCAACACTGAAAATAAGCTCCTGCTGCAGCAGAGATCAGACGCTAAAATTACCTTTCCAG GTTGTTTTACGAATACTTGCTGTAGTCATCCCTTAAATAATCCACGAGAGCTTGAAGAAAACAATGCAATTGGAGTAAGGCGAGCAGCACAGAGGCGTTTAAAGGCCGAATTGGGAATTCCCATGGAAGAG GTTCCTCCAGAAGAAATTAATTATCTAACACGAATCCACTACAAGGCTCAATCTGATGGTATCTGGGGAGAACATGAAATTGATTACATTTTGTTTGTGAAGAAGAACGTGACCTTGAATCCAGATCCCAATGAGATTAAAAGCTATTGTTACGTATCAAAGGAAGAACTAGAAGAACTTCTGGAAAAGGCAGCCCATGGTGAAATTAAGATAACTCCGTGGTTTCAAATTATTGCAGAGACTTTTCTCTTTAGGTGGTGGGATAACTTAAATCATTTGAATCAGTTTGTTGACCATGAGAAAATACACAGAATGTAG
- the IDI1 gene encoding isopentenyl-diphosphate Delta-isomerase 1 isoform X1: protein MWRVLERARAIGRAAVGGGARFGGGRCAWELGLQETRAVECRPAAGRLLRSPGRRAGWAAMPEVSTDELDARQVQLLAEMCILIDENDRRIGAETKKNCHLNENIERGLLHRAFSVFLFNTENKLLLQQRSDAKITFPGCFTNTCCSHPLNNPRELEENNAIGVRRAAQRRLKAELGIPMEEVPPEEINYLTRIHYKAQSDGIWGEHEIDYILFVKKNVTLNPDPNEIKSYCYVSKEELEELLEKAAHGEIKITPWFQIIAETFLFRWWDNLNHLNQFVDHEKIHRM, encoded by the exons ATGTGGCGCGTTCTGGAGCGGGCGCGGGCGATTGGGCGCGCGGCGGTGGGAGGCGGGGCTCGGTTCGGGGGCGGGCGCTGCGCTTGGGAGCTAGGCCTGCAGGAGACGCGCGCGGTGGAGTGTCGTCCCGCGGCTGGTCGTCTTCTGAG GTCCCCGGGTCGGCGCGCAGGCTGGGCCGCGATGCCCGAGGTGAGCACTGACGAGCTGGACGCGCGGCAAGTGCAGCTCTTGGCGGAGATGTGCATCCTCATCGACGAGAACGACCGGAGGATCGGGGCGGAGACCAAGAAGAACTGCCATCTGAACGAGAACATCGAGAGAG GATTATTGCATCGAGCTTTTAGTGTTTTCTTATTCAACACTGAAAATAAGCTCCTGCTGCAGCAGAGATCAGACGCTAAAATTACCTTTCCAG GTTGTTTTACGAATACTTGCTGTAGTCATCCCTTAAATAATCCACGAGAGCTTGAAGAAAACAATGCAATTGGAGTAAGGCGAGCAGCACAGAGGCGTTTAAAGGCCGAATTGGGAATTCCCATGGAAGAG GTTCCTCCAGAAGAAATTAATTATCTAACACGAATCCACTACAAGGCTCAATCTGATGGTATCTGGGGAGAACATGAAATTGATTACATTTTGTTTGTGAAGAAGAACGTGACCTTGAATCCAGATCCCAATGAGATTAAAAGCTATTGTTACGTATCAAAGGAAGAACTAGAAGAACTTCTGGAAAAGGCAGCCCATGGTGAAATTAAGATAACTCCGTGGTTTCAAATTATTGCAGAGACTTTTCTCTTTAGGTGGTGGGATAACTTAAATCATTTGAATCAGTTTGTTGACCATGAGAAAATACACAGAATGTAG
- the GTPBP4 gene encoding GTP-binding protein 4, translated as MAGMAHYNFKKITVVPSAKDFIDLTLSKTQRKTPTVIHKHYQIHRIRHFYMRKVKFTQQNYHDRLSQILTDFPKLDDIHPFYADLMNILYDKDHYKLALGQINIAKNLVDNVAKDYVRLMKYGDSLYRCKQLKRAALGRMCTIIKRQKQSLEYLEQVRQHLSRLPTIDPNTRTLLLCGYPNVGKSSFINKVTRADVDVQPYAFTTKSLFVGHMDYKYLRWQVVDTPGILDHPLEDRNTIEMQAITALAHLRAAVLYVMDLSEQCGHGLGEQLELFQNIRPLFVNKPLIIVANKCDVKRIAELSEDDQKIFLDLQAEGFSVVETSTLTEEGVIKVKTEACDRLLAHRVETKMKGNKVNEVLNRLHLAVPSRRDDKGRPPFIPEGVVARRKRMELREPKRRRERDIELEMGDDYILDLQKYWDIMNSSEKHDKIPEIWEGHNIADYIDPDIMQKLEELEKEEELRTAAGVYDSESETEDEEMVEIQQLAKQIREKKKLKILQSREKDTQGPRMPRTAKKVQRKVLEDEMRSLGVDMDNKDNAHYMVQARRSRSVTRKRKREDSVPPTSVARSRSCSRTPRDVSGLRDVKMVKKAKTMMKNAQKKMNRLGRKGEADRHVFDMKPKHLLSGKRKAGKKDRR; from the exons ATGGCAGGCATGGCGCACTACAACTTCAAGAAAATCACGGTGGTGCCGTCAGCCAAG GACTTTATTGACTTGACATTGTCGAAGACTCAACGAAAGACTCCGACAGTTATCCATAAACATTATCAAATCCATCGCATTAGACATTTTTATATGAGGAAAGTCAAATTTACTCAGCAGAATTACCATGACAGACTCTCACAGATTCTGACGGATTTCCCCAAATTGGAT GATATTCATCCATTTTATGCTGATTTGATGAACATTCTGTATGACAAGGATCATTACAAGTTGGCTCTAGGACAAATAAATATTGCCAAAAATTTAGTGGACAA CGTTGCTAAAGATTATGTGCGGCTTATGAAATATGGTGATTCTCTCTACCGCTGCAAGCAGCTGAAACGTGCGGCCCTTGGGCGAATGTGTACTATTATCAAAAGACAGAAGCAGAGTTTGGAATATTTGGAACAAG TGCGTCAGCATCTGTCCCGTCTGCCGACCATTGACCCGAATACAAGGACCCTGCTTCTGTGTGGATACCCGAATGTTGGCAAGTCCAGCTTCATCAATAAG GTGACGAGAGCAGATGTGGACGTCCAGCCCTACGCCTTTACCACCAAGTCTCTGTTTGTTGGGCACATGGATTACAAGTATCTGCGCTGGCAG GTGGTGGATACTCCGGGGATCCTGGACCACCCTCTGGAGGATCGCAACACCATTGAGATGCAGGCCATCACGGCACTGGCTCACCTGCGAGCCGCGGTTCTCTACGTGATGGATTTGTCTGAGCAGTGTGGGCACGGACTCGGGGAGCAGCTGGAGCTCTTCCAGAACATAAGGCCGCTCTTTGTCAACAAG CCTCTTATCATTGTAGCAAACAAATGTGACGTGAAGAGAATAGCTGAACTTTCTGAGGACGATCAG AAAATATTTCTAGATCTTCAGGCTGAAGGGTTTTCTGTGGTGGAGACCAGCACCCTGACGGAGGAAGGGGTTATTAAAGTGAAGACAGAG GCTTGTGACAGGCTTTTGGCTCATCGAGTTgaaaccaaaatgaaaggaaataaagtgAACGAGGTGCTGAACAGACTGCATTTGGCTGTTCCCAGCAGAAGAGATGACAAG GGGCGGCCCCCATTCATCCCTGAAGGAGTCGTGGCACGCAGAAAgagaatggagctcagggagCCGAAGAGGAGGCGG GAACGGGACATTGAGCTGGAAATGGGAGATGATTATATTCTGGATCTTCAAA AGTACTGGGATATAATGAATTCATCTGAGAAACATGATAAGATACCTGAGATCTGGGAAGGCCATAACATAGCCGACTACATTGATCCTGACATCATGCAG aaattggaagagttagaaaaagaagaagagctAAGAACAGCTGCTGGAGTGTATGACAGTGAATCTGAAACTGAAGATGAAGAAATGGTGGAAATCCAACAGCTGGCAAAACagattagggaaaaaaagaagttgaagattCTGCAGTCTAGAGAGAAGGATACACAGGGACCCAGGATGCCTCGGACAGCCAAGAAG GTTCAGCGGAAGGTTTTGGAGGATGAGATGCGCAGTCTCGGTGTCGACATGGACAACAAAGACAAC GCCCATTATATGGTCCAGGCCAGAAGGTCTCGGAGCGTCACAAGGAAAAGGAAGCGGGAAGACTCTGTCCCGCCCACGTCTGTGGCCCGGAGTCGCAGTTGCTCTCGGACCCCACGTGATGTCTCTGGTCTCCGCGACGTCAAG ATGGTGAAGAAAGCCAAGACCATGATGAAGAACGCTCAGAAGAAGATGAATCGCttggggaggaaaggggaggcaGACAGACATGTGTTTGACATGAAACCCAAGCACCTGCTCTCGGGAAAGAGGAAAGCTGGTAAAAAGGACAGGAGATAG